A DNA window from Hemibagrus wyckioides isolate EC202008001 linkage group LG11, SWU_Hwy_1.0, whole genome shotgun sequence contains the following coding sequences:
- the mdfic2 gene encoding myoD family inhibitor domain-containing protein 2, producing MMAGKSVQSDKGKCDMDRAEEKSTLANDDLPGKKVTNTAPGRTLQRLSPIPELDPGETKADAAAAGSSYGLSSVDRCSIVSSSTNALSDDQDIEDACAGIILNCLFCQFYDLCIMLPDTCKRAANQICPACSYLFAPLEPAQNSDWNCHCDIDCGLFDACQETSDCLELAMEISEICYR from the exons ATG ATGGCTGGAAAAAGTGTCCAAAGTGATAAGGGGAAATGTGACATGGATAGAGCTGAGGAGAAAAGCACCTTGGCTAACGATG ATTTACCAGGTAAGAAGGTGACTAACACAGCTCCAGGCAGGACCCTGCAGAGACTCAGTCCCATACCTGAGCTTGATCCTGGAGAAACCAAAGCAGATGCAGCCGCTGCTGGATCCTCTTATGGCCTTTCCTCTGTGGATAGGTGTAGCATTGTCTCCTCTTCCACAAACGCCTTATCTGACGATCAGGATATTGAAG ATGCCTGTGCAGGGATCATCCTCAACTGCCTCTTCTGCCAGTTCTATGACCTGTGCATCATGCTGCCTGACACGTGTAAACGTGCCGCTAATCAAATCTGCCCAGCCTGCAGCTATTTGTTTGCTCCATTAGAACCAGCCCAAAACAGCGATTGGAATTGTCACTGTGATATTGACTGTGGCCTATTTGATGCCTGCCAAGAAACCAGCGACTGCCTGGAGTTAGCCATGGAGATTTCAGAGATTTGTTACCGTTAG
- the mitfa gene encoding melanocyte inducing transcription factor a → MLDMLEYSHYQVQTHLESSNKYHLQQSPRQQVKHYLPSTLGAKLSPPLNSQHPEHGMPPGPGASAPNSPMALLTLTNNCEKEMDDVIEDIISLESSYNDDILGLMDAGLQIPNTIPVSANLLDIYNNHGLPPAGVSIGNSCPSSLPSVKREFSAPDMMHVDPPGPCGKFDSYQRPEGLPVEAEVRALAKERQKKDNHNLIERRRRFNINDRIKELGTLIPKSNDPDMRWNKGTILKASVDYIRKLQREQQRAKELESRQKRLEHTNRHLLLRIQELEMQARAHGLAVGGSSALCSTELVACSIKEEPVSYTSCSSELYARSHLPSPDHSRPTTLDLNNGTISYSDSTTDEADAGLYSSHKEPTAKLNEMFLENTLSPVGTSNLLLSSGSPTHSNDSSRRSSTSTEEQDKGC, encoded by the exons ATGTTGGACATGCTTGAGTACAGTCATTACCAG gTGCAGACTCATTTGGAGAGCTCCAATAAATACCACCTCCAGCAGAGTCCAAGGCAGCAGGTGAAGCACTATCTGCCCAGCACACTTGGGGCTAAGCTCAGCCCTCCATTAAACAGCCAGCATCCGGAGCACGGCATGCCCCCCGGCCCCGGAGCCAGCGCCCCCAACAGCCCTATGGCCCTGCTCACCCTCACTAACAACTGCGAGAAAGAG ATGGACGACGTCATTGAAGACATTATCAGTTTGGAGTCGAGTTACAACGATGACATCCTTGGATTAATGGACGCAGGACTTCAAATACCAAATACG ATCCCTGTTTCTGCAAATCTCCTTGACATCTATAATAATCATGGACTTCCTCCTGCTGGAGTCTCCATTGGGAATTCCTGCCCGTCTAGTTTACCCAGCGTCAAAAGGGAATTCTCAG CTCCTGACATGATGCACGTGGACCCACCTGGACCATGTGGCAAGTTTGACTCTTATCAGAGGCCCGAAGGCCTTCCAGTAG aagCAGAAGTCAGAGCTTTGGCAAAAGAAAGGCAAAAGAAAGACAACCACAACTTGA TTGAACGAAGACGACGCTTTAACATAAATGACAGAATTAAAGAACTTGGGACCTTAATTCCCAAATCTAATGATCC AGACATGAGGTGGAATAAAGGAACTATTCTCAAGGCTTCAGTGGACTACATCAGGAAACTACAGAGAGAGCAGCAGAGAGCGAAAGAGCTGGAGAGCAGACAGAAGAGACTGGAGCACACCAACAGACACCTCCTGCTTCGCATTCAg GAGCTGGAAATGCAGGCTCGTGCTCATGGCCTGGCTGTAGGAGGCTCCTCAGCACTCTGCTCCACTGAGCTGGTGGCCTGCTCCATCAAGGAAGAACCTGTCAGCTACACAAGCTGCTCGTCTGAGCTGTACGCTCGATCACACCTCCCCAGCCCGGATCATTCCCGGCCCACCACTCTGGACCTCAACAATGGCACCATTAGCTACAGTGACAGCACCACAGACGAGGCAGATGCGGGGTTGTACTCAAGCCACAAAGAACCCACAGCCAAGCTAAACGAAATGTTTCTGGAGAACACACTGTCACCAGTGGGAACCAGTAACCTGCTGCTATCCTCAGGTTCCCCGACACACTCCAACGACAGCAGCAGACGAAGCAGCACCAGCACAGAGGAGCAAGACAAGGGCTGTTAG